The Sebastes fasciatus isolate fSebFas1 chromosome 4, fSebFas1.pri, whole genome shotgun sequence genome window below encodes:
- the ric3b gene encoding protein RIC-3b, giving the protein MAMSTFQKVTLATCLVLCVALLLPKMLLSRSGRNDAAERPEGSGRFPPMMHRQAAPEGRSQRAAASGFNRAQNSEAVVRTKGAGTGAGTGGKSNLAGQIIPVYGFGILLYILYILFKITSKGNNKPTESRFPSVRSENMKRKITDFELSQLQDKLRATELVMENIVSNAHHSPDRVKGVTADQEESLLQQLTEITRVMQEGQLVENMEPEKKDPEEDWEGSADYPEEPQQQWEHSRCSCHHGQQTETETEAERSQADGADLDNLPEDVAGGGEAAEDPNKEREPDLTAAGEEDVEPESDAGVNERADDVCERKEPAGKIDLGVPAEDLAGVLEDLELTLKLTSVMEHEKMEDLTMTTETDTSCGTVRRRNKRRRAKKASH; this is encoded by the exons ATGGCGATGTCAACGTTCCAGAAGGTGACGCTCGCGACGTGTCTCGTGCTGTGCGTCGCGCTGCTGCTTCCTAAGATGCTGCTGTCTCGCTCCGGGAGGAATGATGCTGCTGAGCGGCCGGAGG GCTCCGGTCGCTTCCCTCCGATGATGCACCGCCAGGCAGCCCCGGAGGGTCGAAGCCAGAGGGCTGCAGCCTCCGGCTTCAACAGAGCCCAAAACTCCGAGGCCGTAGTCAGGACCAAGGGAGCAGGAACGGGAGCCGGAACGGGGGGCAAGTCCAACCTGGCAGGACAGATCATCCCCGTATACGGCTTCGGGATCTtactctacatcctctacataCTGTTTAAG ATCACATCGAAGGGGAACAACAAGCCAACAGAGAGCCGCTTTCCTTCGGTTCGATCAGAGAACATGAAGAGAAAGATCA CTGACTTTGAGTTGTCTCAGCTGCAGGACAAACTGAGGGCAACAGAGTTGGTGATGGAGAACATTGTTTCCAACGCCCACCACAGTCCTGACAG GGTGAAGGGGGTGACGGCGGACCAGGAGGAGAGTCTCCTGCAGCAGCTGACGGAGATAACTCGGGTGATGCAGGAGGGCCAGCTGGTGGAGAACATGGAGCCAGAGAAGAAGGACCCGGAGGAGGACTGGGAAG GTTCTGCAGATTATCCTGAGGAGCCGCAGCAGCAGTGGGAACATTCCCGCTGCTCCTGTCACCACGGTCAgcagacggagacggagacggaggcTGAGAGGTCACAAGCTGATGGAGCCGACCTGGACAACCTTCCTGAGGACGTTGCAGGTGGAGGAGAGGCTGCTGAGGATCCGAATAAAGAGAGAGAACCTGATTTGACAGCAGCAGGTGAAGAGGATGTAGAGCCAGAGAGCGATGCAGGTGTGAACGAGAGGGCGGACGACGTGTGTGAACGCAAAGAGCCAGCGGGTAAAATCGACCTGGGTGTCCCAGCGGAGGACCTGGCCGGAGTCCTGGAGGACCTGGAGCTCACGCTGAAGTTGACGTCCGTGATGGAGCATGAGAAGATGGAGGATCTCACCATGACGACGGAGACGGACACTTCCTGCGGCACCGTGAGACGGAGGAACAAGAGGAGGAGAGCGAAGAAAGCCTCGCACTAA
- the psma1 gene encoding proteasome subunit alpha type-1 — protein sequence MFRNQYDNDVTVWSPQGRIHQIEYAMEAVKQGSATVGLKSKTHAVLVALKRAQSELAAHQKKILHVDNHIGISIAGLTADARLLCNFMRQECLDSRFVFDRPLPASRLVSLIGSKTQIPTQRYGRRPYGVGLLIAGFDDMGPHIFQTCPSANYFDCKAMSIGARSQSARTYLERCMEKFSDCNLNDLVQHGLRALRETLPAEQDLTTKNVSIGIVGKDMEFVIYDDDDVAPFLEGLEERPQRKVAQPADEPAAVAAPEVPDEPMEH from the exons ATG tTCCGCAACCAGTACGACAACGACGTGACAGTATGGAGCCCGCAG GGCCGTATCCATCAGATCGAGTATGCCATGGAGGCAGTGAAGCAAGGCTCTGCAACTGTAGGACTCAAATCCAAAACCCATGCAGTCCTGGTTGCACTAAAG AGAGCCCAGTCTGAACTGGCTGCCCACCAGAAgaagatcctccatgtcgacaaCCACATCGGCATTTCCATTGCTGGACTGACTGCTGATGCCAGACTGCTCTG TAACTTCATGCGTCAGGAGTGCTTGGACTCAAGATTTGTCTTCGACAGGCCCCTTCCAGCATCACGGCTTGTCTCTCTTATTGGCAGCA AAACTCAAATCCCAACACAGAGGTATGGAAGGAGGCCCTATGGTGTTGGACTCCTCATTGCTGGCTTTGAT GACATGGGACCTCACATCTTCCAGACCTGCCCGTCAGCCAACTACTTTGACTGCAAAGCCATGTCCATCGGAGCGCGCTCTCAGTCTGCACGTACCTACCTGGAGAGATGCATGGAGAAATTCTCCGACT GTAATCTGAATGATCTGGTCCAGCACGGCCTCCGTGCTCTCAGAGAAACCCTCCCCGCCGAGCAGGACCTCACTACCAAG AATGTTTCCATCGGCATTGTGGGTAAGGACATGGAGTTTGTCATTTATGACGATGATGATGTCGCCCCGTTCCTGGAGGGACTGGAGGAGAGGCCACAGAGAAAG gTCGCCCAGCCTGCAGATGAACCCGCCGCCGTAGCTGCACCAGAGGTACCTGATGAGCCAATGGAGCACTGA